In Portunus trituberculatus isolate SZX2019 chromosome 44, ASM1759143v1, whole genome shotgun sequence, a single window of DNA contains:
- the LOC123518585 gene encoding importin-5-like has protein sequence MAGDQEQFQQLLTGLLNVDNKVRQQAENTYDQIASETKFQLLLANVVNKSASEDARAMAAVLLRRLLTTSFDEVFPTLPPDSQTQVRAQLLASVQQEEDSNMRKKLCDIIGELAHNMIDDEGNNKWPEFLQFLFESACSPTIPHKEVALTLFSLVPGVFGNQQQQHLGMIKAMLTSSLADSANPPVQALAVKATAAFILLHDNEPNIQRNFADLLTPFLQIIAASIEAGDDDALLKCLVDLAESCPKFLRPQVETILQLAIKALQDPNVGDSWKHLLLEVVVTLAETAPAMVRKAGAKYMNSLIPLMLNMMTDLEDEEDWSVSDEQAEEDNDSNSVVAESSLDRLACGLGGKTVLPHINATLSQMLQSDNWKCRHAALMAISAVGEGCHKQMEVMLPQIVEAVIGFLQDPHPRVRYAACNAIGQMATDFAPVFQKKFHESVVPGLLLVMDDGVNPRVQAHAGAALVNFSEVCPKNILTNYLPTIIAKLESILAAKFKELMECGTKLVLEQVVTTIASVADTAEEKFVEYYDRFIPCLMYIIENANSAELRLLRGKTIECVSLIGLAVGAEKFLTDAGKMMDLLLNAQTNQDEMADDDPQVSYLISAWARICKIMGKRFEPYLPLVMGPVLKTASLKPEVALLDNEDMSAVDGDDDWQFVSIGEQQNFGIRTAGLEEKATACQMLVCYARELKDGFADYTEQVVKLMVPMLKFYFHDGVRTAAAESLPFLLECAKIKGPQYLAEMWQYMCPELLKAIETEPESEVLSEHMYAMAKCIEVLGMGCLSNEQINELIRILDKSLKEHFERAVKRQEQRKDEDYDEVVEEQLLDEDDEDVYVLSKVADITHALFAAYGQLFFPYFDIILPHITKLLGSNRPWPDHQWGLCIFDDVIEYGGPACDKYTEHFLQAMLAFLADKQGEVRQAAAYGCGVLGQFAGPAFAQVCAQAIPRLVQVIQDADSRNEVNLNPTENAIAAVTKILKYNASAVNVDEVIPLWLSWLPVWEDTDEAPHVYGYLCDLIDNNHPLVLGPNNANLPRLMVIFSEAFKREAVEKDAEVTKRMLNIVRQLQANPEMFQACISQLSQDQQVALHHYLTT, from the exons ATGGCGGGGGATCAGGAGCAATTTCAGCAACTATTAACAGGATTACTAAATGTAGATAACAAAGTTCGACAGCAGGCTGAG AATACTTATGATCAGATTGCTTCTGAAACCAAGTTCCAACTTCTCTTGGCTAATGTTGTCAATAAATCAGCGAGTGAAGATGCACGAGCAATGGCAGCTGTGCTGTTGCGACGGCTCCTCACTACCAGCTTTGACGAAGTGTTCCCAACG TTACCCCCAGATTCTCAGACCCAGGTCCGGGCACAGCTCCTTGCATCAGTCCAGCAAGAGGAAGATTCCAACATGAGGAAAAAGTTGTGTGATATTATTGGTGAACTAGCACACAATATGATTGATGATGAAGGCAACAACAAATGGCCTGAATTTCTGCAGTTCCTCTTTGAAAGTGCATGTTCACCCACAATACCCCACAAAGAAGTGGCCTTAACCCTTTTCAG CTTGGTCCCAGGAGTTTTTGgaaatcaacaacagcaacatcttGGAATGATCAAAGCCATGTTGACGTCATCACTCGCAGACTCTGCAAACCCACCTGTTCAAGCTCTTGCAGTGAAAGCCACAGCTGCTTTCATTCTCCTACATGACAATGAACCTAACATACAAAGAAACTTTGCTGATCTCTTGACTCCATTTCTGCAG ATCATTGCAGCAAGTATTGaagctggtgatgatgatgcacTTTTGAAATGCCTGGTAGATTTAGCAGAAAGTTGTCCAAAATTCCTCCGACCACAAGTTGAAACAATTCTGCAACTAGCAATTAAG gCACTGCAGGATCCAAATGTTGGAGACTCCTGGAAACATCTTTTACTTGAAGTGGTAGTGACACTTGCTGAAACAGCCCCTGCAATGGTGCGGAAGGCTGGTGCCAAGTATATGAACTCTCTTATACCTTTGATGCTAAATATGATGACTGACCTTGAAGATGAAGAG GACTGGAGTGTCAGTGATGAACAAGCTGAAGAAGATAACGACAGTAACTCTGTAGTAGCTGAATCCTCTCTAGATCGCCTTGCATGTGGCTTGGGAGGCAAGACTGTGCTACCTCACATCAATGCGACACTGTCACAGATGCTACAGAGTGACAACTGGAAATGTCGTCATGCTGCTTTGATGGCCATATCAGCTGTTGGAGAGGGTTGCCACAAGCAGATGGAAGTCATGCTGCCCCAA ATTGTTGAAGCAGTTATAGGATTCTTGCAAGACCCTCATCCAAGAGTCCGTTATGCTGCCTGCAATGCCATTGGTCAGATGGCAACAGATTTTGCCCCTGTGTTTCAGAAGAAGTTCCATGAAAGTGTTGTCCCAGGTCTGCTACTTGTAATGGATGATGGGGTTAATCCAAGAGTGCAG GCTCATGCTGGAGCAGCTCTGGTCAACTTCTCTGAGGTTTGCCCAAAGAACATCCTCACCAACTACCTTCCAACCATTATTGCAAAGCTTGAAAGTATTCTTGCTGCAAAGTTCAAGGAG TTAATGGAATGTGGAACAAAGCTGGTCCTAGAGCAGGTTGTGACTACTATTGCCTCGGTGGCTGACACAGCTGAAGAAAAGTTTGTTGAGTACTATGATCGCTTTATTCCTTGCCTCATGTACATCATAGAAAATGCCAACTCAGCAGAATTGAGGCTACTTCGAGGAAAAACCATTGAATGCGTGTCTTTAATAGGTCTTGCTGTAGGAGCAGAAAAA TTCTTGACAGATGCAGGCAAGATGATGGACCTCTTGCTTAATGCTCAAACTAATCAAGACGAGATGGCTGACGATGATCCCCAAGTCTCATATCTTATCTCTGCTTGGGCTCGAATATGCAAAATTATGGGAAAGCGCTTTGAGCCTTACTTACCTCTCGTGATGGGACCAGTGTTGAAGACTGCATCTCTTAAACCAGAG GTGGCTCTTTTAGACAATGAAGACATGAGTGCTGTTGATGGAGATGATGACTGGCAGTTTGTGTCCATTGGAGAGCAACAAAATTTTGGCATTCGCACTGCTGGACTGGAAGAAAAAGCTACAGCGTGTCAGATGCTTGTGTGCTATGCAAGGGAATTAAAGGATGGTTTTGCTGACTACACAGAACAA GTTGTCAAATTGATGGTTCCCATGCTCAAATTTTATTTCCATGATGGAGTTCGGACAGCAGCAGCTGAATCTCTTCCATTTCTGTTGGAGTGTGCCAAGATTAAGGGTCCTCAGTATTTAGCTGAAATGTGGCAGTATATGTGCCCAGAACTGCTCAAGGCAATAGAAACAGAACCTGAGAGTGAAGTCTTATCAGAACACATGTATGCCATGGCCAAGTGTATTGAAGTTTTAGGGATGGGTTGCCTTAGTAATGAACAGATCAATGAGCTGATAAGAATTCTAGACAAGTCACTCAAGGAACATTTTGAGAGGGCTGTCAAAAGACAAGAGCAACGCAAGGATGAGGATTATGATGAG GTGGTCGAGGAGCAGCTATTGGATGAAGACGATGAAGATGTCTATGTGCTGAGTAAAGTGGCTGACATCACTCATGCACTCTTTGCTGCTTATGGTCAGctcttctttccatattttgACATTATTCTCCCTCACATAACCAAACTCCTGGGGTCTAATCGACCATGGCCTGACCATCAGTGGGGCCTGTGTATATTTGATGATGTCATTGAGTATGGTGGTCCAGCTTGTGATAAATACACAGAGCATTTCCTCCAA GCAATGCTTGCATTCCTGGCGGACAAACAAGGAGAAGTTCGTCAAGCAGCTGCTTATGGTTGTGGAGTGCTTGGCCAGTTTGCAGGTCCAGCCTTCGCCCAAGTGTGTGCTCAAGCAATTCCACGTCTGGTCCAAGTGATCCAAGATGCAGATTCTCGTAATGAAGTCAATCTCAACCCAACAGAAAATGCTATTGCTGCAGTCACAAAAATCTTGAAATACAATGCATCTGCTGTTAATGTGGATGAG GTTATTCCATTGTGGCTGTCATGGCTTCCTGTTTGGGAGGACACAGATGAGGCTCCTCATGTGTATGGTTATCTGTGCGATCTGATTGATAATAATCACCCCTTGGTGTTGGGCCCAAATAATGCTAATTTGCCACGCCTAATGGTTATCTTTTCAGAG GCTTTCAAGAGAGAAGCAGTTGAGAAAGATGCAGAAGTAACTAAGAGAATGCTCAACATTGTACGTCAGTTGCAAGCTAACCCAGAAATGTTCCAAGCCTGTATTAGTCAATTATCCCAAGATCAGCAAGTTGCTCTTCACCACTACCTCACAACGTAG